aaagtagatgaaaagtaggaaaagaagaagaaaagtgggaaaaagaagaagaaaagcaggaaaagaagaagaaggatagtgggaaaaagaagaagaaaagcaggaaaagaagaagaaaagcaggaaaagaagaagaaaagtgggaaaaagaagaagaaaagtaggaaaagaagaagaaaagtgggaaaaagaagaagaaaagtgggaaaagaagaagaaaagcaggaaaagaagaagaaaagtgggaaaaagaaagagaaaagtaggaaaagaagaagaaaagtgggaaaaagaagaagaaaattggaaaaagaagaaaagtggaaaaagaaggagaaaagtaggaaaagaagaacaacagtggaaaaaaaaagaagaaaagtgggaaaaagaagaagaaaagtggaaagagaagaagaaaagtaggaacgAGAAGAAGAATAGTGGAAacgaagaagaaaagtggaaaaaagaagaaggaaagtaggaaaagaaggagaaaagtggggaaaagaagaagaaacgcaggaaaagaagaaaaaagtaggaaaaagaagaagaaaagtggaaaaaagaggaagaaaagcaggaaaagaagaagaaaagtaggaaaagaagaagaaaagtggaaaaaagaagaagaaaagtaggaaaacaagaggaaaagtgggaaaaagtagatgaaaagtaggaaaagaagaagaaaagtgggaaaaagaagaagaaaagcaggaaaagaagaagaaggatagtgggaaaaagaagaagaaaagcaggaaaagaagaagaaaagtgggaaaaagaagaaaaaaagcaggaaaagaagaagaaaagtggtggaacctccccagtgcccaggacGGGGGGACGGTCGCGgccccggtgctgctggccacGCCGGTCTTGAGACAGGCCGGGACGCTGgtggccacctcggccacctgGGCGCGCATTCGTCCATCtctcgaccaacacccccaggtccttttctgccggggagggctccagccgctcctcccccagcccccagcgtccatggggttggtgtgacccatgggcaggacccggcacttggccttgggcaacctcccaccaacgccttgggcccatccatccgACAGCTCTGGATCCctccgtagatccatccatcccaccctccggcacatcaacgctcccaccaacgccttgggcccatccatcTAACCGGATCCctccgtagatccatccatcccaccctccggcacgtcaacgctcccaccaacgccttggtCCCATCCATCCAACAGCTCTGGATCCCTCcatagatccatccatcccaccctccggcacatcaacgctcccaccaacgccttggacTCATCCATCCGACagctccagatccctctgtagatccatccatcccaccctccggcacatcaacgctcccaccaacgccttgggcccatccatccgACACCTCCGGATCCCTCCCTagatccatcccaccctccggcacgtcaacgctcccaccaacgccttggacCCATCCATCCGACACCTCCGGATCCctccgtagatccatccatcccaccctccggcacatcaacgctcccaccaacgcccaaggggttccgaggggtccccaagggtttccaaggggtcccaaggggttccaaggggtctccagggttccaagggggtccccaagggtttccaaggggtcccaagcggttccaaggggtcacaagggggtccccaagggtttccaagagggtctccagggtttccaaggggtcccaaggggttccaagggggtcccaaggggtcccaaggggttccaaggggtctccagggttcccaagagggtccccaagggtttccaagagggtctccaggtgggtcccaagggtttccaaggggtcccaaggggttccaaggcgtcacaagggggtccccaagggtttccaaggggtctccaaggGGTtgcaaggggttccaaggggtctccagggttcccaaggggtCCAGGGGTTTCCAAAGGGTCCCATGGTGTTCCAacgggggtccccaagggtttccaagtggTTCCCAGGGGATCCTGGCCCCCTTGGACTccccccgggggggtggtggggtggttttAACCTTACGTCAGTAATGTAGGACCAGGCAGCGGCTCCCACGCCGTTGCCCATCCCCCCgcgttgtggggtggggggggggaggggagaagagggagaaaaggggcggGAAAAAGACCCTCGCGGGTTGGGGGGCAGGCAATCGAATAGAGGAGCAATGGGCGAGGAAAAGACcgatatttattgtaaaataatgtaCGGGATAAAGCGACCCGACGCTGAGTTGCCCTCCCCACCCGAGCGCTGGTTGCCCGGCCCGTCCCCAGCGGCGACggcgggtcccggcccccccaccccacccccggcagcgaCCCCCCGTTTCTATCCCCAACGGGACGCCCGTGGGGCGGAATATCCCTTTTGGGCGCCTTctcccggccgcgctcccgctGGGCTGCGACGGGGAAggcgaaaaaaaagaaaaaagccctcgACTGACGGACGGAAACGTCTCTCGGCCGCGTCCCGACGTCGTGTTCTCGCCCGCTAAATCCAAAAAGGCAACCCAGAGCCGAAGGAAAATTCCCTCCATCAAAGCCAAAAggatgacacccccccccagccgctcaCAGCCTCCCggaggggacacgacaccccGCAGCGACCCCCCTCCGTCCcctgcccctcactccccctctgctccctgggctggggcacagggatggaCGTCTCCCGCGGGATCCAGGAGAGGAGCGTGGGGAGTCTCcggagaagggcaggggctgccggtggccggggaggggagggaaggggggatgaggGTCTGGGGGACGCTGCCCCtcaggcacagctgggttttctctgtttctaccCAAAACCAGGGGCGCAGGGTCTCCCCTTTGAACGAGGCTGGTGGGAACGTGAAGATCTCGACCCCGGTGTCGGCATCGAGGAAAGTCACCAGCCCCCGGGCGCAGTCCAGACAGACCCAGAtcctgctggggagcggggactggggaaggaaggtgggaggaGAGGTGAGAGACATGAACTGCCCATAGCAGTGCTGCACTGCCCAGACCCCTCCTTCAGGGCTCCAGTCCGAGAACCTCTTCCTCTCCACAGACTCCTTGGCCACCCCAACAGCCCACCACGAGTCAcctcccacctccacctccacctccacctccacctcccagcagtgtCTCCCCTCCCGGAACCCCTCCTGGCCAAAAACGCAGAAATAATAGGTAAATCTCTCCGGGATGTCGGGCAGGTCCCGCTCTTCTCTTTGCCACCTCACGCGCCTCTGATCGTCCGACAGGACGAGTTGGGAATGAGCCGTGTTTGGATCCAGGGTCACCACAtctgcaggggacaggaggagccgCAGCATCAGAGCTCAGTCCCGGGCAGGTTTcaccccctcggggacaggacctggcccccagggcaggagactgggcatctccttcctcctctccatccccaccgcGGGGCCGGCCCCAGCACGGCCACGGCCGAGCTCGGTCCCGTGGGAAGAGGCaccggtggggctgcagcccgcgcagggaggagcaggacggggaggcaggggctgggctgggcagcgcaCGGGGTCTCAGGGGGTGGTGGCTCCTCTGGGGCCCAAGGGGGTGACTCAGAATGGGACGAAATTGCAAGAAAACGGGGCGAGATACAGCCCAGTGCCATGGTCTGGGGGGTCTGAGACACCAACACGACCCGGGATGGCCAGTCCCCCTTCAGTGGCCACCCAGTGCCTTCACTGGCCACCCAGTTACACCTCccgcagagggaaagggaggagaaccacccataaaaatacagtaaaatacgCAATTACCTGGATTTTCAGGAAGCAGGAACTTTCTCCACGCTACAAGGAGGGACAAGAGCAAGGTCAcgtcccacggccggtccccagggagttggggcaagggagagggtccatccctgggccgGTGCCCCCGGCCGCCCACCCTCCCGGGCACGTCCCCTGGGGGTTTGTTGGGAtccaagggatggagggatggaggggacggacacAGCGGGAAAGGGCCGAGCAGAGatcacccgggagaggacaccgagccacaaggagatcacggagactcacccaaccgtgcagcttgttcctctggaatggaaaaaaagaagcgatgagtgatgagaggggacggcttctcatcccatggctgctcctttaggagcgcacagagctcgaggagagctcagagagtttggggggtgggaaaagaccacaaaaccctgtgaatggccccctccagccaggtcatgtcccacggccggtccccagggagtctggccaagggagagggtccatccctgggctggtgtcccccagctgcccaccctcccaggcacatcccgttggagtttccccacccccaggggatggagggatggaggggccaGGCAAAGGGGGATAGGGCctagcacagagcacccgggagaggacacggagccaagaggagatcacggagactcacgCATTGCCGCGTCTCGTTCCtctggaaaggataaagaaagtcaatcagtgatgagaggggacagcttctcatcccacaactgcacccgcaggagttggcagagcccttctgtttggggagggggaaaagagcccttggctcccgggggggctccctccagcctggttatgtcccatggatggtggccagtgggtctgggcaggggagagggtccatccctgggctggtgtcccccagctgcccaccctcccaggcacatccccttggggtttctgcGGAtccaagggatggagggatggaacGGACGGGCAAAGGGGGGaaagggccgagcacagagcacccgggagaggacaccgagccaagaggagatcacggagactcacccagtgctgcagctttttcacctggaaaggaaaaaaagaagcgatgagtgatgagaggggacggcttctcatcccatggctgctcctacaggagcgcacagagctcgaggagagctcagagagtttggggagtgggaaaagactcCCACACCCTGTGAATGTCCATCTCCAGCCAGGTCATGccccacggccggtccccagggagtctggccaagggagagggtccatccctgggctggtgtcccccagctgcccaccctcccaggcacatccccttggggtttctgtggagccaggggatggagggatggaggggacgggcaaagggggatagggccgagcacagagcacccgggagaggacaccgagccaagaggagatcatggagactcactcagtgctgtgtctcgttcccctggaaaggataaagaaagtcaatcagtgatgagaggggacagcttctcatcccacaactgcacccgcaggacttggcagagcccttctgtttggggagggggaaaagagcccttggctcccaggggggctccctccagcctggttctgtcccatggatggtggccagtgggtctgggcaggggagagggtccatccctgggctggtgtcccccagctgcccaccctcccaggcacatccccttggggtttccctgcccccaggggatggagggatggaggggacgggcacggggggacagggccgagcacagagcacccgggagaggacaccgagccaagaggagatcatggagactcactcagtgctgtgtctcgttcccctggaaaggataaagaaagtcaatcagtgatgagaggggacagcttctcatcccatggctgctcctacaggagaaggcagagcccttctgtttggggagggggaaaagagcccttggctcccGGGGGGCTCCCTTCAGCCTGGTTATgtcccatggatggtggccagtgggtctggacaggggagagggtccaaccctgggctggtgtcccccagctgcccaccctcccaggcacatccccttggggtttccccacacccaggggatggagggatggaggggacgggcaaagggggaaagggccgagcacagagcacccgggagaggacaccaaggcaagaggagatcacggagactcacccaacagtgcagcttgttcctctggaatggaaaaaaagaagcgatgagtgatgagaggggacggcttctcatcccatggctgctcctacaggagcacacagagctcgaggagagctcagagagtttggggagtgggaaaagaccacaaaaccctgtgaatggccccctccagccaggtcatgtcccacggccggtccccagggagtctggccaagggagagggtccatccctgggctggtgtcccccagctgcccaccctcccaggcacatcccgttggagtttccccacccccaggggatggagggatggaggggacgggcaaagggggaaagggctgagcacagagcacccgggagaggacaccgagccatgACAGAGCTCCTGGAGACTCACCTAGTTCTGCATCTCGattccctggaaagcaaaaatcaaattaatgagtgatgagaggggacggcttctcatcccatggctgttcctgcaggagcaggcagagctggcgagaccccaaactccttgtgtttggggagtgggaaaagaccgtgtgggtcccagagcaggttccctgcctcccttctcccccagccacccctcccggGCACCCTGCATTGAAGCCTGACTTGAGCAGAGATTTAAGGCTCAGCCTGATTTAAGCTGACTGATGACgggtccccacttctccccatgacttaggtcacctcctgggccccgttcccagccccagtgctctccACTCCCCTTCTGGGCTCCATCAACCCAGACCAACGACCACAGGGCGATCACGAGACACCCAGAGCCACGTCCCTCCCAGGGGGCTCCTTTCTCAGGAGGCTTCGCTGGTGGCAGGGGCCAGAAGGACTCACCCAGCATTCTGGACAgccccactgcaaagcaaaggcagaggaagaggaggtcaggagagcagctgcttcatcGGCGCTAACATCTCACCAGGGACTCTTGCACCGTCCCACCAGCCAGGTGCTCTGGCCACGCTCCCTGGCCTCCCACCCACACCccgggtccttgtccccatccttcctgtgcccaaagagcttctttaatgaaggcaaaacaccttTTGACACGACTGTCATCCCCTTCTACGTACGTCCATGGGCCAGGGCTCAGCCTTGCTCCACCCCGATCCCCTCCATTCCATCCCCCCCGTGACAAACTCACCTTTCCTTCGCCAGAGATAAACATTGAGACTAAATGATGCCACTGAAAGCACGAGGAAGACACCCAGAGCTGCCATCCAAGGACGGGCGTTGTGGAAAAagggagctgagaaacaaaaacacagcaggaaaagggctcACTTTGCACTCCTGTGTAGGAGGAAAacgaaagggagaaagaaaaactccaagttCTAACTCATCGTCAGGGTTTTGCCTGGGACGGAATGAACAAGTGGACGTCATCGCTTGCAGCTATTGAGGGATgggatgttttggatttgggatgagaagcaGCGATGGGAGCACATTGATGGGTTTGGGTATCGCTGGGCAGTCGAGGAAtggtctgctcctcacaccaccccaccagcgagtgggcttgGGGGACGCAAACAGCTGGGACAAAACCCGTTACTCTTCCCATTCTCTATCCCATCCCAATGGTGGGGAATGAGCgaggggctgcgcggtgccggctctgggctgggattACACCACCCCACTCCTAAagccttgtgctgggagccccgggctcaAGGGGACATCGTCCTCTCCAGCCCACGGCCATCCCAATGCTCCCCTGAAGCCCGCCAGGCTCAGGTTATCTCCTGCGCTAAAGCTCACCTGCGGGTGCaccccctcccattcccccaccccccccacgttTCTCCAGCCCCCCTAGATCAAACCGCTCCCCCCTCAAGCGCAgccaaccccagccccgctgccatcctGCACCTGAGATGTGCAGGGACgacgcctgctcctgctccaggcggCTGTTCCTCACCACGCACGACAAGTTCCCATCGCCCTTCCCGCTCACCACGACGACATCTTGGATCTCAAACAGGCCCCTCTCGTCAGAGGAACGTCTCTGGGAGACCGAGGGCAGACGCTGCCCGTTGGCAGCCTTCCACAGCACCTCCGGTTGTGGGTACCAGCCGGCCGATCCACACACCACCCGGATGCCTCCGTCCTGGTGAGCCTCCAGAGAGATGAGAGGGAcggagcccatggctgggggaagagccCGCCGTTGGGCTGAGTTAGGGATGGACTCGGCTCAAAGGCAAAGACCCAACCCCGTACCAGACACATCCCATTGTCCcgagggggctgtgggaccacgcacgtgctcctcacaccacccaaaccaccccaacgTGTGCAGGAACCGGAGAGCATTGATGCCCAATGACCCCACATCGCCCATAAAACAGCCCGGCAGAGGAGGACCCAGAGGCCGAGCaaggtctctgccctctcccggcCTTGTCCAAGAAGCCCTGAGGCTTCCAGACGAGGCGCCAGGTCTCCTCCGGCACAAAcggcaaaggcaaagcaaggatccagctggtggcacctgggaagaGGGCTCTTCCCAACGCCAGGCACAGCGGTAGCTCCCATCCTGGGCTCGCTTGGCAGCCCAGGCCCTGAgcccaagcagctgctcagcagcttctcccctctgccctcacaaCACCTCGAGGAcaccacagagacacaaagccaCCTCGTTTGTGCCACTCTGCCCCCaaaaacacctccagcaccatgtctgtgctccttcctggGCAGGCACGGATGGGAAGGGTCCCCTTCAACCCGCCCTCTGTCAAGGTCTATTGGCCTTTGGcattggatggatggatgtgagGATGGGACAGAGGTCTGGGAGGGACACACCAACCCAGGGACACCTGAACCACCCCCAGGAAACACCGCACCACCCACAaacctgccacctccagctccaccatgGCTTCTTCATAAGTGGTAGCATCCTGCACGGTGCAGACATACTGGCCATCATCAGAGGGTCTCACCCCAGCGAGTCGCAAGTCCAGGGTCCCACCGGAGAGACCATCTCTGACCAACTCTGTCCTTCCAGTGTATTCCTTCATCTTTGCCCCATACAGGTCCTCTCCATTTCGGTAGAGATGCACGATTTCAGAGAACTGGTGCCGGATCCACCTGATCTCCAAGCTCCGAGCGTCCGCGCGTGGGGACAAGTGACACGGCAGCACGACGTCCTGCCCCACGGTGGCAAGGAGAGGTCGGTCTGGTCCCACCACTCTGAACTCAGCTTGGGGAcggagaaggacacagagagacGGAGATTGCGCCCACGTTAATTCGGGGCGTTGCATGGCAAGGGGCGAGCGTGGCGTGAGCGGTGCCCGCTCCATCCCGCGGGTGTCTCTTTGCCCCCACCCCGTGCTCCAAAGAGCCTGGAGACActggagagggagtgggaggactccaaggagaaggaggttcCCTGGGAGTGGGAACTGCTCCAGAAAGTCACCCCCAACCCCGAAaatagcccccagcccggccagccctgggagaagggacaaacGCTTTAGGGGAGCACTGCGAGACGGGActgaaggtgtcccagggcaAGGGACGTGGGGGTGGCATCAAGAGCCAAAGTGAAAGTGAAACCCATCCGCGGCCgagctctgggctcagctcctcctgccccacggcacctcccctgccccacatctgccccccgcagcgggctcagcgcccccagccctgcaggatccctacCTGATCCCAGGCGGAGCACGTGGAGAGTCAGGAAATAACTCAGGAggcccctggggctggcggggaaccCCATCTgcgggcgcagctggagaagagggtgggaagggaggcagagggagggcaagggggcgttacagccgccggggaggggatggggaagaagggctgcacccgcccccagggaggctccagaaatcccaccaaaccccccgcaccctgccgtCGGGAGGAACCGTCGGTCGAGGGCAGGACGGGCCCACGCCgcggctcccgctgcagcccctgctctgccccactgcccccctcccccctgggtTTCTTCTGAACCCCTTATACGAGACTTTAAATTAATTAGAGATTCTTAATGCCCTGCGGAAAGGAAATTCACTCACCGGACGGGTACCATCTGCAGGAGGCACCTGGTAACTCCCAACACCTCCAAGCTTTGTGCGGTTTTCCAGGAACAGGATTATGGGCTTTGGAGTGACTCCAGGCTCCACCCCGCCCCCGAggccaggggaaaaagaagaagaatgaaagtaggaaaaagaagaagaaaagtgggaaaagaagaagaaaagtaggaaaaagaaggagaaaagtatgaaaagaagaagaaaagcaggaaaaagaagaagaaaagtaggaaaaagaagaaaagtggaaaaagaaggagaaaggtaggaaaagaagaagaaaagtggaaaaaagaagaagaaaagtaggaaaaagaagaagaaaagtacgaaaagaagaagaaaagaaggaaaaataagaagaaaagcaggaaaaagaagaagaaaaacaggaaaaaagaagaaaagtaggaaaaagaaggagaaaagtagaaaaagaagaagaaaagtaggaaaacgaagaaaagtggaaaaagaaggagaaaagtaggaaaagaagaagaaaagtggaaaaaaagaagaagaaaagtaggaaaagaagaagaaaagtggaaaaagaaggagaaaagtaagaaaagaagaagaaaagtgggaaaaagaagaagaaaagtggtaagaagaagaagaaaagcaggaaaaggaagaagaaaagtggaaaaagaagaagaaaaataggaaaaagaagaagaaaagcaggaaaagaagaagaaaagtggtggaacctccccagtgcccaggatGGGGGGACGGTCGCggccccagtgctgctggccacgctggtCCTGAGACAGGCCGGGACGCTGgtggccacctcggccacctgGGCGCGCATTCGTCCATCTCTCGACCAAcacccacaggtccttttctgctggggagggctccagccgctcctcccccagcccccggcgtccatggggttggtgtgacccatgggcaggacccggcacttggccttgggcgacctcccaccaacgccttgggcccatccatccgACACCTCCGGATCCctccgtagatccatccatcccaccctccggcatgTCAACGCTCCCACCAATGGCTTGGGCCCATCCATCCAACCGGATCCCTCagtagatccatccatcccaccctccggcatgtcaacgctcccaccaacgccttgggcccatccatccAACCGGATCCCTctgtagatccatccatcccaccctccggcacgtCAGCACTCCCACCAATGGCTTGGGCCCATC
This genomic interval from Larus michahellis chromosome 29, bLarMic1.1, whole genome shotgun sequence contains the following:
- the LOC141735112 gene encoding uncharacterized protein LOC141735112 isoform X2, which encodes MDGPKALVGALMCRRVGWMDLRRDPELSDGWAQGVGGRLPKAKCRVLPMGHTNPMDAGGWGRSGWSPPRQKRTWGCWSRDGRMRAQVAEVATSVPACLKTGVASSTGAATVPPSWALGRFHHFSSSFPAFFLLFPTFLLLFLLFFFFFPLSFFFFSCFSSSFSHFSSSFPTFHLLFPTFPLVFLLFFFFFPLFFFFSYFSSSFPAFLPLFSTFLLLFPTFFFFSCVSSSFPHFSPSFPTFLLLFSTFLLRFHYSSSRSYFSSSLSTFLLLFPTFLLFFSTVVLLFLLFSFFFHFSSFSNFLLLFPTFLLLFLLFSFFFPLFFFFSCFSSSFPTFLLLFPTFLLLFLLFFFFFPLFFFFSCFSSSFPAFLLLFPTILLLLFLLFFFFFPLFFFFSYFSSTFSHFSSCFPTFLLLFSTFLLLFLLFFFFSCFSSSFFHFSSSFSYSSSSFPTFLLLFPTFLLFPTFLVLFPTFLLLFSTFLFLFLLFFFFFPLFFFFSHFSSSFSYFHSSSFSPGLGGGVEPGVTPKPIILFLENRTKLGGVGSYQVPPADGTRPLSSEWWDQTDLSLPPWGRTSCCRVTCPHARTLGAWRSGGSGTSSLKSCISTEMERTCMGQR
- the LOC141735199 gene encoding butyrophilin subfamily 2 member A2-like; translation: MQEQAARLAWRKFLLPENPDVVTLDPNTAHSQLVLSDDQRRVRWQREERDLPDIPERFTYYFCVFGQEGFREGRHCWEVEVEVEVEVGGDSWWAVGVAKESVERKRFSDWSPEGGVWAVQHCYGQFMSLTSPPTFLPQSPLPSRIWVCLDCARGLVTFLDADTGVEIFTFPPASFKGETLRPWFWVETEKTQLCLRGSVPQTLIPPSLPSPATGSPCPSPETPHAPLLDPAGDVHPCAPAQGAEGE
- the LOC141735126 gene encoding butyrophilin subfamily 3 member A2-like isoform X3 — protein: MGFPASPRGLLSYFLTLHVLRLGSAEFRVVGPDRPLLATVGQDVVLPCHLSPRADARSLEIRWIRHQFSEIVHLYRNGEDLYGAKMKEYTGRTELVRDGLSGGTLDLRLAGVRPSDDGQYVCTVQDATTYEEAMVELEVAAMGSVPLISLEAHQDGGIRVVCGSAGWYPQPEVLWKAANGQRLPSVSQRRSSDERGLFEIQDVVVVSGKGDGNLSCVVRNSRLEQEQASSLHISAPFFHNARPWMAALGVFLVLSVASFSLNVYLWRRKVGLSRMLGESFWPLPPAKPPEKGAPWEGRGSGCLVIALWSLVWVDGAQKGSGEHWGWERGPGGDLSHGEKWGPVISQLKSG
- the LOC141735126 gene encoding uncharacterized protein LOC141735126 isoform X1; this translates as MDGPKPLVGALTCRRVGWMDLRRDPEVSDGWAQGVGGRSPKAKCRVLPMGHTNPMDAGGWGRSGWSPPQQKRTCGCWSRDGRMRAQVAEVATSVPACLRTSVASSTGAATVPPSWALGRFHHFSSSFPAFLLLFPIFLLLFPLFFFLFLLFFFFLPLFFFFFPLFFFFSYFSPSFSTFLLLFLLFFFFFSTFLLLFLLFSFFFHFSSFSYFSSSFSTFLLLFPTFLLFSCFSSSFSCFSSYFSFFSSSFRTFLLLFPTFLLLFSTFLLLFLPFSFFFHFSSFSYFSSSFSCFSSSFHTFLLLFPTFLLLFPLFFFFFLLSFFFFFPWPRGRGGAWSHSKAHNPVPGKPHKAWRCWELPGASCRWYPSAEFRVVGPDRPLLATVGQDVVLPCHLSPRADARSLEIRWIRHQFSEIVHLYRNGEDLYGAKMKEYTGRTELVRDGLSGGTLDLRLAGVRPSDDGQYVCTVQDATTYEEAMVELEVAAMGSVPLISLEAHQDGGIRVVCGSAGWYPQPEVLWKAANGQRLPSVSQRRSSDERGLFEIQDVVVVSGKGDGNLSCVVRNSRLEQEQASSLHISAPFFHNARPWMAALGVFLVLSVASFSLNVYLWRRKVGLSRMLGESFWPLPPAKPPEKGAPWEGRGSGCLVIALWSLVWVDGAQKGSGEHWGWERGPGGDLSHGEKWGPVISQLKSG
- the LOC141735126 gene encoding uncharacterized protein LOC141735126 isoform X2, which codes for MDGPKPLVGALTCRRVGWMDLRRDPEVSDGWAQGVGGRSPKAKCRVLPMGHTNPMDAGGWGRSGWSPPQQKRTCGCWSRDGRMRAQVAEVATSVPACLRTSVASSTGAATVPPSWALGRFHHFSSSFPAFLLLFPIFLLLFPLFFFLFLLFFFFLPLFFFFFPLFFFFSYFSPSFSTFLLLFLLFFFFFSTFLLLFLLFSFFFHFSSFSYFSSSFSTFLLLFPTFLLFSCFSSSFSCFSSYFSFFSSSFRTFLLLFPTFLLLFSTFLLLFLPFSFFFHFSSFSYFSSSFSCFSSSFHTFLLLFPTFLLLFPLFFFFFLLSFFFFFPWPRGRGGAWSHSKAHNPVPGKPHKAWRCWELPGASCRWYPSAEFRVVGPDRPLLATVGQDVVLPCHLSPRADARSLEIRWIRHQFSEIVHLYRNGEDLYGAKMKEYTGRTELVRDGLSGGTLDLRLAGVRPSDDGQYVCTVQDATTYEEAMVELEVAAMGSVPLISLEAHQDGGIRVVCGSAGWYPQPEVLWKAANGQRLPSVSQRRSSDERGLFEIQDVVVVSGKGDGNLSCVVRNSRLEQEQASSLHISAPFFHNARPWMAALGVFLVLSVASFSLNVYLWRRKGEFVTGGMEWRGSGWSKAEPWPMDVRRRG